Proteins encoded by one window of Borreliella afzelii:
- a CDS encoding ParA family protein — protein MDIKKSDIITMASIKGGVGKSALSILFSYVLKELGKKVLLIDLDPQNSLTSYFNRYISNIEKYNSYSMLKGDFHFNECIYKIDDYISIIPSHPILGKFNSEAIDYKEIILEHHLNENIQNYNFDYVLLDTPPSLDFLLKNALNVTDYIVIPVQVEIWSIESFTILINAVNDIIKFRKKIYNISIVENQFIKNRKTIKEVEDLLYKEYKEYIKGKIHFSNSIKVLINGRLEPSTKEMYHKEIKDTLKNIFSL, from the coding sequence ATGGATATTAAAAAATCAGATATCATAACAATGGCTTCAATCAAGGGGGGAGTTGGAAAAAGTGCACTTTCTATACTTTTTTCTTATGTTTTAAAAGAATTGGGGAAAAAAGTACTATTAATTGATTTGGATCCACAAAATTCTTTAACTTCCTATTTTAATAGGTATATTTCAAATATTGAAAAATACAATTCCTACAGCATGTTAAAAGGGGATTTCCATTTTAATGAATGCATTTATAAAATTGATGATTATATATCTATAATTCCCTCTCATCCCATTTTAGGAAAATTTAATTCAGAAGCCATTGATTATAAAGAAATTATTTTAGAACATCATTTAAATGAAAATATTCAAAATTATAATTTTGATTATGTTTTATTAGATACTCCCCCCAGTTTAGATTTTCTTTTAAAGAATGCCTTAAATGTTACGGATTATATTGTAATTCCAGTTCAGGTAGAAATATGGTCAATAGAAAGTTTTACTATTTTGATTAATGCAGTTAATGATATTATAAAATTTAGGAAGAAAATATACAATATTTCTATTGTAGAGAACCAGTTTATAAAAAATAGAAAAACGATAAAAGAGGTGGAGGATTTGCTTTATAAAGAATATAAAGAATATATCAAGGGCAAGATACATTTTTCAAATAGCATAAAAGTTCTTATAAACGGGCGGTTAGAACCCTCTACAAAAGAAATGTATCATAAAGAAATA
- a CDS encoding DUF226 domain-containing protein → MSRLLEKLKQKKALIKISNISIKKDTFSKIEEIDGKKVYYTKIFKHLIGFRITNKGQRLRLVFQEFNNLNKDYYFFNLFALEENDKFLGIKYGWDRLKKPLFLKKENNKIYAIKKLYHIEFRFKKGSIKSYILSLRTLLRKKEKEATEYYQFTLNHLEKMESKVYRFYNKKLPDGGILKKWILKNQIS, encoded by the coding sequence TTGAGTAGATTACTTGAAAAACTAAAACAAAAAAAGGCTTTGATAAAGATTAGCAACATTTCAATTAAAAAAGATACCTTTAGTAAAATAGAAGAAATAGACGGCAAAAAAGTATACTACACAAAAATATTTAAACATTTAATTGGCTTCAGAATTACTAACAAAGGACAAAGACTTAGACTTGTTTTTCAAGAATTTAATAATCTTAATAAAGATTATTACTTTTTTAACCTTTTTGCATTAGAAGAAAATGATAAATTTTTAGGAATAAAATATGGATGGGATCGTCTTAAAAAACCTTTATTTCTTAAAAAAGAAAATAATAAAATTTATGCAATAAAAAAACTATATCACATAGAGTTTAGGTTTAAAAAAGGATCTATTAAGTCCTATATATTGTCTTTAAGAACTTTGTTAAGAAAAAAAGAAAAAGAAGCCACCGAGTACTATCAGTTTACGTTAAATCATTTAGAAAAAATGGAAAGCAAGGTATATAGGTTTTACAATAAAAAATTACCAGACGGAGGAATTTTAAAAAAATGGATATTAAAAAATCAGATATCATAA
- a CDS encoding plasmid maintenance protein, which produces MKSVISSHDHQTYKNKLLSKVCRLKKIISVIIYLNKEFEKKHSILINKEHFTYEKVKELRVHHQGDILRVLNSNIHKENKKETTINTLRIDLRFLVKLKALEKRILTFSNNFGEFKGKLCIYKVSPIAHKLIDVYFSSTKSDLIKKVKEEKDDLAEKKGYFKTENITENITVYNKQYINIYNKNSIEKSFFKRIKSITSKTKNPIKTLKNTLLNYKDFKNYLKYDYEVKDIKEFFLSKLNLYKHKIHFMRKTAPYKTDFYIIAGEFKDTYVTKWKENKINNFSGHASIIANNILTNILTKGLKFE; this is translated from the coding sequence ATGAAATCAGTTATATCTAGCCATGACCACCAAACCTATAAAAACAAACTACTTAGTAAAGTCTGCAGACTGAAAAAAATTATTTCGGTTATTATTTACTTAAATAAAGAGTTTGAAAAAAAACACAGCATCTTAATTAATAAAGAACACTTTACTTACGAAAAAGTAAAAGAGCTTCGAGTTCATCATCAAGGAGATATACTTCGAGTACTAAACTCAAATATACATAAAGAAAATAAAAAAGAAACCACAATTAATACTCTAAGAATAGATTTAAGATTTTTAGTTAAACTGAAAGCATTAGAAAAAAGAATACTAACATTTTCAAATAACTTTGGAGAATTTAAAGGAAAGCTTTGTATATATAAAGTATCACCCATTGCACATAAATTGATTGATGTATATTTTAGCAGCACTAAATCAGACTTAATTAAGAAAGTAAAGGAAGAAAAAGATGATTTAGCAGAAAAAAAAGGATATTTCAAAACTGAAAATATCACTGAAAATATCACTGTATATAATAAACAATATATAAATATATATAATAAGAATTCTATAGAAAAATCTTTCTTTAAAAGAATTAAATCAATAACTTCTAAAACTAAAAATCCAATTAAAACACTAAAAAATACTTTATTAAACTATAAAGATTTTAAAAATTATCTAAAATATGATTATGAGGTAAAAGATATTAAAGAATTTTTTTTATCTAAACTAAATCTTTATAAACATAAAATTCATTTTATGAGAAAAACTGCACCTTATAAAACCGATTTCTACATTATTGCAGGAGAATTTAAAGACACTTATGTTACTAAATGGAAAGAAAATAAAATAAATAACTTTTCAGGACATGCAAGTATAATAGCTAATAATATTTTAACCAATATTTTGACAAAAGGATTAAAATTTGAGTAG
- the eppA gene encoding exported protein A EppA: MQNKLITLVIFIKLEVINYLIDCYLYQNFDYLIKLGLYKIDYADKYGEKARNRFEQSYSRNKVFTVKQILKQTLVDLPKD; the protein is encoded by the coding sequence ATACAAAATAAATTGATAACTTTAGTTATATTCATAAAGCTTGAGGTTATAAATTATCTTATAGATTGTTATCTATATCAAAATTTTGATTATTTAATAAAATTAGGCTTGTATAAAATCGATTACGCTGATAAATATGGAGAAAAAGCCAGAAATAGATTTGAACAATCTTATTCTAGAAATAAAGTATTTACAGTTAAACAAATATTAAAACAAACTTTGGTCGATTTGCCTAAAGATTAG
- a CDS encoding Eco57I restriction-modification methylase domain-containing protein, which yields MKTNNIVKTNDPNISLYKELSEDFIKKENINKLKDFFILIKNKLSSIDDNSTEANIEALLRSIFEKLNYSVEQQKGGQIEGVDSRVDILLFENDKDKVDFNNKLEEAKKNNEPIPAEDILLIVEVKRPSFSFNTKDKVKEAEDQLYRYLNQYQKHYGMLSNGKVWRLYDKSKVLYGEKRYIEFDFSKVEEKEEYKEQEWFVLFIYLIRKERYLKTSNVIEIEKEQISKEKEIIQKTLREILYEKPDDSVIFKIAKNIYDKEFKVSDKEITQHILASILEESIIFILRIFFIAYIEDNEIFKKILEENKLYRSSISFRYFFYDENTKNKLGYKKIITIFNLLDKGSDAIKFPIFNGGLFAEDKVKYLNNESLLSISELEEILVKILFFEEKNIKDEKFVEYSKLDPKSFGELYETLLEYDLRIADTTVHRIVEDGVYLIRTEEELENKQVNKVATYYKGNIYLTSRSLDRKKSGAYYTPDDLTDFMVISSIEEQLKTKSPLDIKIIDNSCGSGHFLISCLDYLTEKVWYELDKFEDVKKELDKEYRAILKESEEYDVQDSISKELVLKRMLLKKCIYGVDINPISVEITMLSLWINTFIFGTPLSFIEHHIKVGNALLGYTKDEFFDITKKKFESGFSLFKERIKEITTILEDSYQKIKSINDTTKEDIEKSKKIYKEYEESEDTEYLRIIFSLIKLYSLSFDKSLKIEFSDITAVISLIENILGNKTSSEDKEKIEKIRKVSSYYKFFHYGIEFPDIEEGFDIVIGNPPWEKTKFDESEFFSKHIPNYRKLSIKDQNKIKQEILSKDTHPLKIEYNEEKNSISTINNIYKSDFKDFSSGGDPNLFRYFIRFNLKLIKPGGNLTYLTPSALWSESSSRLLRKHIFTNYKLNYIYQFQNQKRFKDVVSLFKFVIFQLSNTKSPTSIFKAKFMIQSSDNILKEITRDLKDNKEDPYKGIELDIDQIKKLSPIQESIIEFKKNKEFSLINKMFIQFGILSEEYIDFKKGLDPSIKNRKSLLKEYDNENFIFLYCGANIHQFNSRFFENKDAKESSKFFWIDKEDLEKILAKDDRHQTKRVFYRAIARNTDERTMISTLSPKNCYCVNSMYINYEKTPISIYKKLFIISIFNSLAFDFLLRRFVDSNVLKSCLYQCPMPQPEKDEILANPLYLTLIKNTSLLIAKNDLGNFKYLLYLEHFKFSKEEVDKILNLDTKDEFFKEKENENNFIVASLYSLTKEDFMVLLNDFKVLKNKKGEDYILSLIKGYENYLRINKLNSTIQS from the coding sequence ATGAAAACTAATAACATTGTAAAAACAAATGATCCAAATATATCTCTTTATAAAGAACTATCAGAAGATTTTATTAAAAAAGAGAATATTAATAAACTAAAAGACTTTTTTATTCTTATAAAAAATAAACTTTCTTCAATAGATGATAATTCAACAGAAGCAAATATAGAGGCTTTATTAAGATCTATATTTGAAAAACTAAATTATTCAGTAGAACAACAAAAAGGTGGGCAAATAGAAGGAGTGGATTCTAGAGTAGATATACTACTTTTCGAAAATGATAAAGACAAAGTAGATTTTAATAATAAATTAGAAGAAGCTAAAAAAAATAATGAGCCTATTCCAGCCGAAGATATCTTACTTATAGTAGAAGTTAAGCGTCCATCATTTAGTTTTAATACTAAAGATAAAGTAAAAGAAGCAGAAGATCAGCTATATAGATATCTAAATCAATATCAAAAACATTATGGGATGCTTTCAAATGGAAAAGTGTGGAGATTATATGACAAATCTAAAGTCCTTTATGGAGAAAAAAGATATATTGAATTTGATTTTTCTAAAGTTGAAGAAAAAGAAGAATACAAAGAACAAGAATGGTTTGTTTTATTCATCTACCTTATAAGAAAAGAAAGATACCTAAAGACAAGCAATGTAATAGAGATTGAAAAAGAACAAATATCTAAAGAAAAAGAGATAATTCAAAAAACTCTTAGAGAGATACTTTATGAGAAGCCTGACGACTCTGTAATATTTAAAATTGCAAAAAATATATATGACAAAGAATTTAAAGTATCAGACAAGGAAATTACCCAACATATTTTAGCTAGCATTCTTGAAGAATCAATTATTTTTATTTTAAGAATATTTTTTATTGCATATATTGAAGATAACGAAATTTTTAAGAAAATATTAGAAGAAAATAAGCTATACAGGTCTTCTATATCTTTTAGATATTTTTTTTATGATGAAAATACAAAAAATAAATTAGGATATAAAAAAATAATAACAATTTTTAATTTACTTGATAAAGGAAGTGATGCAATAAAGTTTCCTATATTTAATGGAGGATTATTTGCAGAAGACAAGGTTAAATATTTAAATAATGAAAGTTTACTAAGTATTAGTGAGCTTGAAGAAATACTGGTTAAAATACTTTTCTTTGAAGAAAAAAATATTAAAGATGAAAAATTTGTAGAGTATTCAAAGCTAGATCCTAAAAGTTTTGGAGAATTGTACGAGACTCTACTTGAATATGACCTAAGAATTGCAGATACTACTGTTCATCGTATTGTTGAAGACGGGGTTTATCTCATTCGTACTGAAGAAGAGCTTGAAAATAAGCAAGTAAACAAAGTTGCTACATACTATAAAGGCAATATTTATCTTACATCTAGATCGCTTGATAGAAAGAAAAGCGGAGCATATTATACCCCGGATGACTTAACTGACTTTATGGTCATATCATCAATTGAAGAACAGCTTAAAACTAAGTCCCCTTTAGATATAAAAATCATTGATAATTCTTGTGGATCAGGGCATTTTTTAATTTCTTGTTTAGATTACTTAACAGAAAAAGTATGGTACGAGCTAGATAAATTTGAAGATGTAAAAAAAGAGCTTGATAAAGAATATAGAGCTATTCTTAAAGAAAGTGAAGAATACGACGTTCAAGATAGTATAAGTAAAGAATTGGTACTTAAAAGGATGCTATTAAAGAAGTGTATTTATGGTGTTGATATTAATCCTATTTCGGTTGAAATTACTATGCTAAGCTTATGGATTAATACCTTTATTTTTGGAACACCACTAAGCTTTATTGAACATCACATAAAAGTAGGAAATGCCCTGCTAGGATATACCAAGGATGAATTTTTTGATATTACAAAAAAGAAATTTGAAAGTGGATTTTCGTTATTTAAAGAGAGAATTAAAGAAATTACAACTATTTTAGAAGATAGCTATCAAAAAATTAAAAGTATTAACGATACTACTAAAGAAGATATAGAAAAATCCAAAAAGATATACAAAGAATATGAGGAAAGTGAAGATACAGAGTATTTAAGAATAATATTTTCTTTAATCAAACTTTATTCTTTATCTTTTGACAAATCTTTAAAAATAGAATTTAGTGATATTACAGCTGTAATTAGTTTAATTGAAAATATTTTGGGCAATAAAACTTCTAGCGAAGATAAAGAAAAAATAGAAAAAATTAGAAAAGTAAGTAGCTATTATAAATTTTTTCACTATGGAATTGAGTTCCCAGATATTGAGGAAGGCTTTGATATTGTAATTGGAAATCCTCCATGGGAGAAAACCAAGTTTGATGAATCTGAATTTTTCTCAAAACACATTCCTAATTACAGAAAACTAAGCATAAAAGACCAAAATAAAATAAAGCAAGAAATACTTAGTAAAGACACACATCCTTTGAAGATTGAATACAATGAAGAAAAAAATAGTATAAGTACTATTAATAATATTTATAAAAGTGATTTTAAAGACTTTTCTAGTGGTGGTGATCCGAATCTTTTTAGATACTTTATTAGATTTAATTTAAAGCTAATAAAACCAGGGGGCAATTTAACTTATCTAACCCCTTCAGCTCTTTGGAGTGAATCTAGTTCTAGATTGCTAAGAAAGCATATATTTACTAACTATAAACTTAATTATATTTATCAATTTCAAAATCAAAAGAGATTTAAAGATGTAGTATCGCTTTTTAAATTTGTAATATTTCAACTAAGTAATACCAAATCCCCCACATCTATTTTTAAAGCAAAATTTATGATCCAGAGCAGTGATAATATTTTAAAAGAAATAACTAGAGATTTAAAAGACAATAAAGAAGATCCTTATAAAGGAATTGAATTAGATATAGACCAAATTAAAAAACTATCTCCTATTCAAGAATCAATAATAGAATTTAAAAAAAATAAAGAATTTAGTTTGATTAACAAAATGTTTATCCAATTTGGTATTCTTAGTGAAGAATATATCGATTTTAAAAAAGGCTTAGACCCAAGTATTAAGAATCGTAAATCTTTATTAAAAGAATATGATAATGAAAACTTTATATTTCTTTATTGTGGAGCTAATATTCATCAGTTTAATTCAAGATTTTTTGAAAATAAGGATGCAAAAGAAAGTTCTAAGTTTTTCTGGATAGATAAAGAAGATTTAGAAAAAATATTAGCTAAAGACGATCGGCATCAAACTAAAAGAGTATTCTATAGAGCAATTGCAAGAAACACAGATGAAAGAACTATGATTAGTACTTTGTCTCCTAAAAATTGTTATTGTGTAAATTCAATGTATATAAATTATGAGAAAACACCAATATCTATTTATAAGAAATTATTTATTATATCTATTTTTAATTCATTAGCATTTGATTTTTTGCTAAGAAGATTTGTTGATTCAAATGTGCTAAAGTCATGCCTTTATCAATGTCCAATGCCCCAGCCCGAAAAAGATGAAATTCTAGCTAATCCGCTATACTTAACTTTAATAAAAAATACTTCCTTGCTAATAGCTAAAAATGATCTGGGGAACTTTAAATATTTACTTTACTTGGAACATTTTAAGTTTAGTAAAGAAGAAGTTGATAAAATCTTAAATCTAGATACCAAAGATGAATTTTTTAAAGAAAAAGAAAATGAAAACAATTTTATTGTAGCCAGTCTTTATTCACTTACCAAAGAAGATTTTATGGTTTTGCTTAATGATTTTAAGGTACTAAAAAATAAAAAAGGAGAAGACTATATTTTGTCTTTAATAAAAGGATATGAGAATTATTTAAGAATAAATAAACTTAACTCAACAATTCAATCTTAG
- a CDS encoding MFS transporter, giving the protein MIESKHQKYYFYSLFLSELARTLPHAVLTIILINKGLSLKDIAIVQICYMAAIIIFEFPSGIISDIFDRQIVYLVSIFLLMISYFIIFKASSFVLLCISWFIYGMSAAINTGTIDISFTKLYQNNSKKLKAFISFVKMILSIGAILGGYIGSVLYLYIDIKIYLISLLIYLISSLITIFFIPNDKNTDHKHNKEDLTLYLIKFFKKIIILLKSKELLAVFILNSSIQFFYQPFYLYWQAIFIDKNISISIFGIIYVLFRVSDIMGAWIFRKIKHSKYDIYVILAIIFLLSVLIKIVLHIYIFITIIIFLVILISVYSNNLEYFFKKNVDSKVLGTLTSINSTLSRIFSFLALGICSILTNFISAINTFVLLILIFCTLSIIVTYKFKNNKKS; this is encoded by the coding sequence ATGATAGAAAGCAAACATCAAAAATACTATTTTTATTCATTATTTTTGTCAGAACTTGCAAGAACGTTACCCCATGCTGTACTAACTATTATTTTAATAAATAAAGGATTATCACTAAAAGATATTGCTATAGTACAAATTTGCTATATGGCAGCAATTATTATTTTTGAATTTCCATCAGGAATAATATCAGATATTTTTGATAGACAAATTGTTTACTTAGTATCAATTTTTCTACTAATGATTTCTTATTTTATTATTTTTAAAGCTTCTTCATTCGTACTTCTTTGTATTTCTTGGTTTATATATGGGATGTCAGCTGCTATTAACACCGGGACAATCGATATTAGCTTTACTAAGCTATACCAAAATAATTCAAAAAAGCTAAAAGCTTTTATATCATTTGTAAAAATGATATTAAGTATTGGTGCTATTTTAGGTGGATATATTGGAAGTGTACTATATTTATATATTGATATAAAAATTTACCTAATTTCATTGTTAATATATCTAATATCCTCTTTAATTACAATTTTTTTCATACCAAATGATAAAAATACAGATCATAAGCACAATAAAGAAGATTTAACTTTATATCTTATAAAGTTTTTTAAAAAAATAATAATATTATTGAAATCTAAAGAGCTTTTAGCAGTATTTATTCTAAATAGCTCTATTCAATTTTTTTATCAACCTTTTTATTTATACTGGCAAGCAATTTTTATTGATAAAAATATATCTATTAGCATATTTGGAATCATATATGTACTATTTCGCGTATCAGATATTATGGGAGCATGGATATTTAGAAAAATTAAACATTCAAAATATGATATTTATGTTATTTTAGCTATAATATTTTTATTATCAGTTTTAATAAAAATAGTTTTACATATTTACATATTTATTACTATAATCATATTTTTAGTAATTTTAATTTCTGTTTATTCTAATAATTTAGAATATTTTTTTAAAAAAAATGTGGATTCAAAAGTTTTAGGAACCTTAACTTCTATTAATAGTACATTATCTCGTATATTTTCATTTTTAGCACTAGGCATATGTTCAATTTTAACTAATTTTATAAGTGCTATAAATACATTTGTTTTATTAATACTTATTTTTTGTACATTATCTATTATTGTAACATATAAATTTAAAAATAATAAAAAAAGTTGA
- a CDS encoding virulence associated lipoprotein — translation MKYNIIVSIFVFLFLNACNPDFKTNQKDMKDQSSKKELKSNKEGLKTKTTVTPNQEANPNQEANPNQEKTSNKRIKNTPLDDLRNLIETANIDRQKYVKKLEEEPSDQYGILAFKKLVWVGNLSSEKIADNSDKSKRYRKCIYATLNAIDTNKLKEFSEIIILSGQTQSLFSIFNEFGSAIDDVIVYLYSKKDTINKLDTLDLEKLKNSFEKLLSTKTIVSEMLNQLLLDYQNNKNLIKTNYTKLKSYVIELYKQLVKKREESENLKNDIISIYTLKVMY, via the coding sequence ATGAAATATAATATAATTGTAAGCATATTTGTTTTTTTATTTTTAAATGCTTGCAATCCAGATTTTAAAACCAATCAAAAAGATATGAAGGATCAATCTAGTAAAAAAGAACTAAAATCCAATAAAGAGGGATTAAAAACCAAAACAACAGTAACCCCAAATCAAGAAGCAAACCCAAATCAAGAAGCAAACCCAAATCAAGAAAAAACCTCTAATAAAAGAATAAAAAACACACCTCTTGACGATCTAAGAAATTTAATAGAAACAGCTAATATCGATAGACAAAAATATGTAAAAAAATTGGAAGAAGAACCTTCAGACCAATATGGAATATTGGCTTTCAAAAAATTAGTTTGGGTGGGAAATTTATCCAGTGAAAAGATAGCTGATAATAGCGATAAATCTAAAAGATATAGAAAATGTATTTATGCCACCTTAAATGCTATTGACACTAATAAATTAAAGGAATTTTCAGAAATTATAATATTATCGGGACAAACACAAAGCCTATTTAGCATCTTTAACGAATTTGGAAGTGCTATTGACGACGTGATTGTTTATCTATATTCCAAAAAAGACACTATAAATAAACTAGACACTTTAGACTTAGAGAAGCTTAAAAATTCATTTGAGAAATTATTATCTACAAAAACAATCGTTTCAGAAATGTTAAACCAACTTTTATTAGATTATCAAAATAATAAAAATCTTATAAAAACAAATTATACTAAACTCAAATCTTATGTAATTGAACTTTACAAACAACTTGTAAAAAAAAGGGAAGAATCTGAAAATCTAAAAAACGACATAATTTCAATATATACCTTAAAGGTTATGTATTGA
- a CDS encoding P12 family lipoprotein has product MENSKNNRNKTRELVRLQNQLRIDIELDNLINKIDIAGNEIRSSAFFFDDSQKNLKESNIKRLESKSKASYALQLSRLALSKTMRH; this is encoded by the coding sequence ATGGAAAATTCTAAGAACAATAGAAATAAGACAAGGGAACTAGTACGATTACAAAATCAGTTAAGGATAGATATTGAACTTGATAATCTTATAAATAAGATTGATATCGCAGGAAATGAAATAAGATCTTCGGCTTTCTTTTTTGATGACTCGCAGAAAAATTTAAAAGAAAGTAATATTAAAAGATTAGAGAGTAAAAGTAAGGCATCTTATGCATTGCAATTATCTAGATTAGCTCTAAGTAAAACAATGAGGCATTAG
- a CDS encoding P13 family porin, giving the protein MKKIFTLILIFGLTMQIFASEDTVGKGIGDISTTLKYESQKAPVLAPFLLNFFFSFGIGSFVQGDYIGGGAVLGSQVLGGILWITGIIIGGTAKGPAQAITGLTIVGIGIGTISAAHIASLIIPFTFANRYNTNLRKKLSISLAGFEPNFDIGINGFQLSFKKSY; this is encoded by the coding sequence ATGAAAAAAATTTTCACATTAATATTAATTTTTGGTTTAACTATGCAAATCTTTGCGTCAGAAGATACAGTTGGAAAAGGTATTGGGGATATTTCAACTACTTTGAAATATGAAAGCCAAAAAGCCCCCGTGCTTGCACCATTCCTTTTGAATTTCTTTTTTTCTTTTGGGATAGGATCCTTTGTTCAAGGGGATTATATTGGTGGTGGTGCAGTGCTTGGATCTCAAGTATTAGGAGGAATACTTTGGATAACTGGAATAATCATTGGTGGAACAGCAAAAGGACCAGCACAAGCAATAACCGGACTTACAATAGTGGGGATAGGAATAGGCACGATTTCAGCAGCCCACATAGCCTCGCTAATTATTCCATTTACATTTGCAAATAGATACAATACAAATCTTAGAAAAAAACTTAGCATTTCGCTTGCAGGGTTTGAACCAAATTTTGATATCGGAATAAACGGATTCCAACTATCGTTTAAAAAAAGTTATTAA
- a CDS encoding P12 family lipoprotein, with amino-acid sequence MRKGLFLYTLLIVGLMSCNLDSKLSGNKEQKNNNNAKGASYSIKEDALNDLYSNQEEQKGFTKNFGEQKYEDLIDPVAPSVSLNNRVNIANISIDEHAQKKEIKKEDLIPSTDEEKRADEAIKDLGNILGNSKFSELIEEARALKNEYALIKADLHDVLEKIQNKKTPLMGNYKNNRDKINKLAKLEEDNLKIDSELEKLINKINIAENEIISAALFFDKANKRLKESIIKRLESRNKRSDALKLSRQALSDARSALSNLESFFSNRIEAIGRKKEIKELITHAKTIVASLNKK; translated from the coding sequence ATGAGAAAAGGTTTGTTTTTATATACATTATTAATAGTAGGATTAATGTCTTGCAACCTAGATTCCAAATTATCTGGTAATAAAGAACAAAAAAATAACAATAATGCAAAAGGGGCTTCGTACAGTATTAAAGAAGATGCTCTTAATGATTTATATAGTAATCAAGAAGAGCAAAAAGGCTTTACTAAAAATTTCGGAGAACAGAAATATGAGGATTTAATTGATCCTGTAGCACCTTCAGTATCATTAAATAATAGGGTTAATATAGCAAATATTTCAATTGATGAGCATGCTCAAAAAAAAGAAATAAAAAAAGAGGATTTGATTCCCTCTACTGATGAAGAAAAGAGAGCAGACGAAGCAATTAAAGATTTAGGAAATATTCTTGGAAACTCTAAATTTTCTGAATTAATTGAAGAAGCGCGTGCACTTAAAAATGAATATGCTTTAATAAAAGCTGATTTGCATGATGTGCTAGAAAAAATTCAAAATAAAAAAACACCACTAATGGGAAATTATAAGAATAATAGAGACAAGATAAATAAATTAGCAAAATTGGAGGAAGATAATTTAAAGATAGATTCTGAACTTGAGAAACTTATAAATAAGATTAATATTGCAGAAAATGAGATAATATCTGCTGCTTTATTTTTTGATAAGGCCAATAAAAGGTTAAAAGAAAGTATTATTAAAAGATTAGAGAGTAGAAATAAGAGATCTGATGCATTAAAATTATCTAGACAGGCTCTAAGTGACGCAAGAAGTGCTTTAAGTAATTTAGAATCTTTTTTTTCTAACAGAATTGAGGCAATAGGAAGAAAGAAAGAAATAAAAGAGCTTATTACACATGCAAAAACTATTGTAGCAAGTCTCAACAAAAAATAA